One segment of Paraburkholderia caribensis DNA contains the following:
- a CDS encoding 3-(methylthio)propionyl-CoA ligase, which produces MQGLMMQQPLLVASLLTHAERHHGGREIVSRRVEGDIHRYSYRDLAQRARRMANALAALDVGHGERVATLAWNGYRHMELYFAVSGSGAVLHTLNPRLHVDQLAYIIEHAQDRVVFFDLTFLPLIESVAPRVKSPKLFVAMTDRAHMPQTHGLSTMLLCYEDLVDLHDDVFEWPLLDENSASSLCYTSGTTGNPKGVLYSHRSTVLHTYAAALPDSLNCSARDAILPVVPMFHVNAWGLPYIACMVGAKLVFPGPALDGQSLYELIEAEQVTLSAGVPTVWQGLLAHVDAIKGAFSHMRRTIVGGAACSTAMTAAFRESHRVEVLHAWGMTELSPVGTVCSLKAHQLSLPGCKRYEVQAKQGRAVFGIDMKIVDADGAALPWDGVAAGDLLVRGPWVAREYFGSEGQPPLRDGWFPTGDIARIDADGFMQITDRSKDVIKSGGEWISSTDIENVACLHPDVATAVCIAARHVKWDERPLLLVVKKPGSGLDANGLLAFLDGRVARWWKPDAVVFIDTVPVGATGKVLKNQLRDRFADYYLTA; this is translated from the coding sequence ATGCAAGGTTTGATGATGCAGCAGCCGCTGCTGGTGGCGTCGCTGCTGACGCACGCGGAACGCCATCACGGCGGGCGGGAGATCGTGTCGCGACGCGTCGAAGGCGATATTCACCGCTATTCGTACCGGGATCTGGCGCAACGCGCGCGCCGCATGGCCAATGCGCTGGCGGCTCTCGACGTCGGGCATGGCGAGCGGGTTGCGACGCTCGCGTGGAATGGCTATCGCCATATGGAGCTTTACTTCGCCGTGTCGGGCTCCGGCGCCGTGTTGCATACGCTCAACCCGCGGCTGCATGTCGATCAGCTCGCCTACATCATCGAGCACGCGCAGGATCGCGTGGTGTTCTTCGACCTCACGTTCCTGCCGTTGATCGAGAGCGTCGCGCCGCGCGTGAAAAGCCCGAAGCTCTTCGTCGCGATGACCGATCGGGCGCACATGCCGCAAACGCACGGCCTGTCCACGATGCTGTTGTGCTACGAAGACCTCGTCGATCTTCACGACGATGTGTTCGAATGGCCATTGCTCGACGAAAACAGCGCCTCGTCGCTGTGCTACACGTCGGGCACCACGGGCAACCCGAAAGGCGTGCTGTACAGCCACCGCTCGACCGTGCTGCACACCTATGCGGCGGCGTTGCCCGATTCGCTCAACTGCTCGGCGCGCGATGCGATTCTCCCCGTCGTGCCGATGTTCCATGTGAACGCGTGGGGATTGCCGTATATCGCGTGCATGGTCGGCGCGAAGCTGGTGTTTCCGGGCCCGGCGCTCGACGGTCAATCCCTCTACGAACTGATCGAAGCCGAGCAGGTCACGCTGTCGGCGGGTGTGCCGACGGTCTGGCAGGGTCTGCTCGCACACGTCGACGCGATCAAGGGCGCGTTCTCGCACATGAGGCGCACGATCGTCGGCGGCGCTGCGTGTTCGACGGCGATGACGGCGGCGTTCAGGGAGTCGCATCGCGTCGAGGTCCTGCACGCCTGGGGCATGACGGAATTGAGCCCGGTCGGCACGGTCTGCAGCCTCAAGGCGCATCAGCTCTCGCTGCCTGGCTGCAAGCGTTACGAGGTGCAGGCGAAGCAGGGGCGCGCGGTGTTCGGCATCGACATGAAGATCGTCGATGCGGATGGCGCCGCGTTGCCGTGGGACGGCGTCGCGGCGGGCGATCTGCTGGTGCGGGGCCCATGGGTCGCGCGGGAGTACTTTGGCAGCGAAGGGCAGCCGCCGCTGCGCGACGGCTGGTTTCCGACGGGCGATATCGCAAGGATCGACGCCGACGGTTTCATGCAGATCACCGATCGCAGCAAGGACGTCATCAAGTCGGGCGGGGAATGGATCAGTTCGACCGACATCGAAAACGTCGCGTGCCTGCATCCCGACGTCGCGACTGCCGTCTGCATTGCCGCGCGCCATGTGAAGTGGGACGAACGGCCGTTGCTGCTGGTCGTGAAAAAGCCGGGAAGCGGGCTGGACGCGAACGGACTGCTCGCGTTCCTCGACGGGCGCGTGGCGCGCTGGTGGAAACCCGACGCGGTGGTGTTCATCGATACCGTGCCCGTCGGCGCGACGGGCAAAGTGCTCAAGAACCAGCTGAGAGATCGGTTCGCAGACTATTACCTGACGGCCTGA
- a CDS encoding Rieske (2Fe-2S) protein, giving the protein MSRQVGIGVAGEIGPGQRKRVFVDGRCIVVFNVDGAIYAIDDSCPHNGASLGNGQMEGSMLRCPAHGLRFDLRTGCTPGAGSLRLTAFAVATVGSKLVLNLDEQGAAPVDGTDGTDGTDGTDGTDGTDGTDGTDGKAAGQPEARQCATRQEKQQCKV; this is encoded by the coding sequence ATGTCACGTCAGGTAGGGATCGGTGTTGCCGGCGAAATCGGGCCGGGCCAGCGCAAGCGGGTATTCGTCGACGGTCGCTGCATCGTGGTCTTCAACGTCGACGGCGCGATTTACGCGATCGACGACTCGTGCCCGCACAACGGCGCGTCGCTCGGGAATGGGCAGATGGAAGGGTCCATGCTGCGCTGTCCCGCACACGGCCTGCGCTTCGATCTGCGCACGGGATGCACGCCCGGCGCGGGCAGCTTGAGGCTCACCGCGTTTGCTGTCGCGACGGTCGGTTCGAAGCTGGTCCTGAATCTCGACGAACAGGGCGCGGCGCCGGTGGACGGCACAGACGGCACAGACGGCACAGACGGTACAGACGGTACAGACGGTACAGACGGTACAGACGGTACAGACGGCAAGGCAGCAGGGCAACCGGAAGCGCGGCAATGCGCGACCAGACAGGAGAAGCAACAATGCAAGGTTTGA
- a CDS encoding RBBP9/YdeN family alpha/beta hydrolase codes for MTPVFTPTVLIVPGLRDHVAGHWQTLLAQTLPNAACVPPLEHDGLSCAARVAALDAALAKIDGPVILVAHSAGVMITVHWARQHDRKIHGALLAAPADLETPLPAGYPGFDVLAANGWHPIPRERLPFPSIVGASRNDPLAQFERVQGMACDWGSRLVDLGEVGHLNPAAGFGEWPRATTLIGELL; via the coding sequence ATGACTCCCGTTTTCACACCCACCGTTCTGATCGTGCCGGGCTTGCGCGATCACGTCGCCGGGCATTGGCAAACGCTGCTCGCGCAGACGCTGCCGAACGCGGCTTGCGTGCCGCCGCTCGAACACGACGGGCTCAGTTGCGCGGCGCGTGTCGCGGCACTCGATGCGGCGCTCGCGAAGATCGATGGCCCGGTCATTCTGGTCGCACATAGCGCGGGCGTGATGATCACGGTGCATTGGGCGAGGCAGCACGACCGCAAGATTCACGGCGCGCTGCTCGCCGCGCCTGCCGACCTCGAAACGCCGCTGCCGGCCGGCTATCCGGGTTTCGATGTGCTCGCAGCGAACGGCTGGCATCCCATTCCGCGCGAACGGCTGCCGTTTCCGAGCATCGTCGGTGCGAGCCGTAACGATCCGCTCGCGCAGTTCGAGCGTGTGCAAGGGATGGCGTGTGACTGGGGCAGCCGTCTCGTCGATCTCGGCGAAGTCGGCCATCTCAATCCCGCTGCGGGCTTTGGAGAATGGCCGCGGGCGACGACGCTGATCGGCGAGTTGCTCTGA
- a CDS encoding TauD/TfdA dioxygenase family protein: protein MRVEPLTCTIGAELTGVQLADAIHDDGLFAQIRAALLTHRVIFLRDQDITRAQHVAFARRFGELEDHPVAGSDPDHPGLVRIYKNPEQPNDRYENAWHADATWREAPQFGAVLRCVECPPVGGDTMWANMVLAYENLPEHIKTQIADLRARHSIEASFGAAMPVEKRLALKAQFPDAEHPVVRTHPETGEKVLFVNAFTTHFTNYHTAARVRFGQDANPGAGDLLRYLISQAYIPEYQVRWRWKPNSIAIWDNRSTQHYAVMDYPPSHRKMERAGIIGDKPY from the coding sequence ATGCGAGTCGAACCCTTGACGTGCACGATCGGCGCCGAACTGACGGGCGTGCAGCTCGCCGATGCGATCCACGATGACGGCCTGTTCGCGCAGATCCGCGCGGCGCTGCTGACACACCGCGTGATCTTCCTGCGCGACCAGGACATCACGCGCGCCCAGCATGTGGCGTTCGCGCGGCGCTTCGGCGAACTGGAAGATCATCCCGTCGCAGGCAGCGACCCGGATCATCCCGGCCTCGTGCGCATCTACAAGAATCCGGAGCAGCCCAACGACCGCTACGAGAACGCGTGGCATGCCGACGCCACTTGGCGGGAAGCGCCGCAGTTCGGCGCGGTGCTGCGCTGCGTGGAGTGTCCGCCCGTGGGCGGCGACACGATGTGGGCGAACATGGTCCTCGCCTATGAGAACCTGCCCGAGCACATCAAGACGCAGATCGCGGACTTGCGTGCCCGGCATAGCATCGAGGCGAGTTTCGGCGCGGCGATGCCCGTCGAGAAACGCCTCGCACTGAAGGCGCAGTTCCCGGACGCGGAGCACCCGGTGGTGCGCACGCACCCGGAAACGGGCGAGAAGGTGTTGTTCGTGAACGCCTTCACCACGCATTTCACCAACTATCACACGGCGGCGCGGGTGCGCTTCGGACAGGACGCGAATCCCGGCGCGGGCGATCTGCTGCGCTATCTGATCAGCCAGGCGTACATACCCGAATACCAGGTGCGCTGGCGCTGGAAACCGAACAGCATCGCTATCTGGGACAACCGCAGCACGCAACACTATGCGGTGATGGACTACCCGCCGAGCCATCGCAAGATGGAGCGTGCGGGGATCATCGGCGACAAGCCGTATTGA
- a CDS encoding quinone oxidoreductase family protein yields the protein MAKAVRFHETGGPEVLRYEDVEVGDPGPGQVRLRHEAVGLNFADTYFRSGLYPVPLPAGMGVEAAGVVESIGPDVTNVAVGDRVTYTGFVNTLGAYSTERLVPAGPLIKLPDAISSETAAGMTMRGLTAAYLMRRIYGFKPGDVILLHAAAGGVGLIVSQWAKLLGLTVIGTVSTEAKGEVARAHGCDHIVYYGRENVAKRVRELTDGVGVNVVFDSVGKDTFEASLDSLKRRGLMVCVGTASGPIPPLNPQMLAVKGSLYLTRPALADYIADPVEKNELAGEIFGHIAAGRIRIELNQRYALEDAAQAHRDLEARKTTGSSVFVI from the coding sequence ATGGCAAAGGCAGTGCGCTTCCATGAAACGGGTGGTCCCGAAGTCTTGCGCTACGAGGACGTGGAAGTGGGCGACCCCGGCCCAGGACAGGTCCGCCTGCGTCACGAGGCAGTGGGTCTGAATTTCGCCGACACGTATTTCCGCAGCGGCCTCTATCCCGTCCCACTCCCTGCAGGCATGGGCGTCGAGGCGGCGGGCGTGGTCGAATCGATTGGCCCGGATGTGACGAACGTCGCGGTGGGCGATCGCGTGACCTACACCGGCTTCGTCAATACGCTCGGCGCCTATAGCACCGAACGCCTCGTTCCCGCCGGTCCGCTCATCAAGCTGCCCGATGCGATCTCCAGCGAAACGGCGGCTGGCATGACCATGCGCGGCCTGACGGCGGCGTATCTGATGCGCCGTATCTACGGCTTCAAGCCGGGCGACGTCATCCTGCTGCACGCGGCTGCGGGTGGCGTTGGGCTGATCGTGTCGCAATGGGCGAAGCTGCTGGGCCTGACCGTGATCGGCACGGTTTCGACGGAAGCCAAGGGCGAGGTTGCCCGTGCGCATGGCTGCGACCATATCGTCTACTACGGCCGGGAGAACGTCGCGAAGCGCGTGCGCGAACTCACGGACGGCGTGGGCGTGAACGTGGTGTTCGACAGCGTCGGCAAGGATACCTTCGAGGCTTCGCTCGATTCGCTCAAGCGTCGCGGTCTGATGGTCTGCGTCGGCACGGCTTCGGGTCCGATTCCGCCGCTCAATCCGCAGATGCTGGCGGTGAAAGGCTCGCTCTATCTGACGCGCCCGGCGCTGGCCGACTATATCGCCGATCCGGTCGAAAAGAACGAACTGGCAGGCGAAATCTTCGGGCATATCGCCGCGGGCCGGATCAGGATCGAACTCAACCAGCGTTACGCACTCGAGGACGCAGCGCAAGCGCACCGCGACCTGGAAGCGCGCAAGACGACCGGCTCGTCGGTCTTCGTCATCTGA
- a CDS encoding MFS transporter, with product MLMQHAEPTAGNVAATQTDVRGYAWIVFALTVGLLLSDYMSRQVLNAVFPLLKAAWGLSDTRLGSLSSVVALMVGVLTFPLSVLADRWGRVKSIVLMAAMWSLATLGCAISTNYGEMLLARAFVGIGEAAYGSVGIAVVLSIFPARLRATLTGTFMAGGAFGSVLGMALGGAVAAQMGWRMAFGAMAALGIVLVIVYRLVVTEKRLARLQPASLNKAEGLGVRMSLRALMKGLFSTKSVVCAYVGSGIHLLVPAAVWAWMPSFLNRYYGMPTGKAATSAAVFVLVTGVGMVVCGALADRLSKQGRERKWAAAIAFCLVCFTLLAIGFRMPAGPLQLIVIGVGMFFCAGASGPSGAMVANLTPPSIHASAFATLTLANNLLGLAPAAVLTGVMADRLGLLGALQLVPFAPLVAAIAFFIGKRNYARDLDRLNTLREEAAR from the coding sequence ATGCTCATGCAGCATGCCGAGCCCACGGCGGGCAATGTTGCCGCCACACAAACGGATGTGCGCGGCTATGCGTGGATCGTATTTGCCCTGACGGTCGGGCTGCTGCTCTCCGACTACATGTCGCGGCAAGTGCTGAATGCCGTGTTTCCGCTGCTCAAGGCCGCGTGGGGCCTTTCGGATACCCGGCTGGGCTCGCTTAGCAGCGTGGTCGCGCTGATGGTCGGCGTGCTGACCTTTCCGCTGTCGGTGCTTGCCGATCGCTGGGGCCGCGTGAAAAGCATTGTCCTGATGGCGGCGATGTGGAGTCTCGCGACGCTGGGCTGCGCGATCTCGACGAACTACGGCGAGATGCTGCTGGCGCGGGCGTTCGTCGGTATCGGCGAGGCTGCCTATGGCAGTGTCGGGATCGCAGTGGTCCTGAGCATTTTCCCCGCACGGCTGCGCGCCACGCTGACGGGCACGTTCATGGCGGGTGGCGCGTTCGGCTCGGTGCTGGGCATGGCTCTCGGCGGCGCGGTCGCGGCCCAGATGGGCTGGCGCATGGCGTTCGGCGCGATGGCGGCGCTGGGGATCGTGCTGGTGATCGTCTACCGGCTGGTCGTTACCGAAAAGCGTCTCGCCCGGCTGCAGCCGGCAAGCCTGAACAAGGCGGAAGGGCTCGGCGTGCGGATGAGCCTGCGCGCGTTGATGAAGGGGCTGTTCTCGACGAAGTCCGTCGTGTGCGCCTATGTCGGCAGCGGTATCCATCTGCTGGTTCCCGCCGCTGTCTGGGCGTGGATGCCGAGCTTCCTGAATCGCTACTACGGCATGCCCACCGGCAAGGCTGCAACGAGCGCGGCAGTGTTCGTGCTGGTGACGGGCGTCGGCATGGTAGTGTGCGGCGCGCTCGCGGACCGCCTCAGCAAGCAGGGACGCGAACGCAAGTGGGCCGCCGCGATCGCCTTTTGCCTCGTGTGCTTCACGCTGCTCGCGATCGGCTTTCGGATGCCCGCGGGTCCGCTGCAACTGATCGTGATCGGTGTCGGCATGTTTTTCTGCGCAGGCGCGAGCGGTCCGTCGGGTGCGATGGTGGCCAACCTCACGCCGCCGTCGATCCACGCCTCGGCATTTGCGACCCTGACGCTCGCGAACAACCTGCTGGGTCTGGCGCCCGCCGCAGTGCTCACGGGCGTCATGGCCGACCGGCTCGGACTGCTTGGCGCATTGCAACTCGTGCCGTTTGCGCCGCTCGTCGCCGCGATTGCATTCTTTATCGGCAAGCGGAATTACGCTCGCGACCTCGATCGTCTCAATACGCTGCGTGAAGAAGCCGCACGCTGA
- a CDS encoding beta-keto acid cleavage family enzyme produces the protein MQFLDDSLHPENQDKVVITTAPYGPEWMPDDFPEDIPVTMEQQVQKAVDCYNAGATVLHLHVRELDGKGSKRLSKFNELIAGVRSAVPDMIIQVGGSISFAPEDDGQAAKWLSDDTRHMLADLDPKPDQVTVAINTTQMNIMELLYPEYLAGTSLSNPAFMAAYSEMTVPAGPAWVEEHLRRLQASGIQPHFQLTGIHALETLERLVRKGVYKGPLNLTWIGIGGGFDGPNPFNFFNFVHRAPDGCTLTAESLLKNVLPFNMMAMAMGLHPRCGIEDTIIDQHGNRFTSVQQIEQCVRVARELGRDIATGKEAREIYRIGVQYETADETLAANGMAPNREAGVRNLPLRAA, from the coding sequence ATGCAGTTTCTCGACGATTCGCTCCACCCGGAGAACCAGGACAAGGTCGTCATCACCACCGCCCCGTATGGTCCGGAGTGGATGCCCGATGACTTCCCCGAAGACATTCCGGTGACGATGGAGCAACAGGTCCAGAAGGCCGTCGATTGCTATAACGCCGGTGCCACGGTGCTTCACCTGCACGTGCGCGAACTGGACGGCAAGGGTTCGAAGCGTCTGTCGAAGTTCAACGAACTGATCGCGGGCGTGCGTTCCGCCGTGCCCGACATGATCATCCAGGTGGGTGGCTCGATATCGTTCGCACCGGAAGACGACGGACAGGCCGCGAAGTGGCTCTCCGACGATACGCGTCACATGCTCGCCGATCTCGACCCGAAACCGGACCAGGTGACGGTCGCGATCAACACGACGCAAATGAACATCATGGAGCTGCTTTATCCGGAGTACCTGGCAGGCACGTCGCTGTCGAACCCCGCGTTCATGGCTGCCTACAGCGAGATGACCGTGCCTGCGGGCCCGGCATGGGTCGAGGAACATCTGCGCCGCCTGCAGGCATCGGGCATTCAGCCGCACTTCCAGCTCACGGGCATCCACGCGCTCGAAACGCTCGAGCGTCTGGTGCGCAAGGGCGTCTACAAGGGTCCGCTGAACCTGACGTGGATCGGCATCGGCGGCGGCTTCGACGGTCCGAATCCGTTCAATTTCTTCAACTTCGTGCATCGCGCGCCGGATGGCTGCACGCTCACTGCCGAGTCGTTGCTGAAGAACGTGTTGCCGTTCAACATGATGGCAATGGCGATGGGCCTGCATCCTCGCTGCGGTATCGAAGACACGATCATCGACCAGCACGGCAACCGCTTCACGTCGGTGCAGCAGATCGAGCAGTGCGTGCGTGTGGCGCGCGAACTCGGGCGCGACATCGCCACCGGCAAGGAGGCACGCGAGATCTACCGCATCGGCGTGCAGTACGAGACGGCCGATGAGACGCTCGCTGCCAACGGCATGGCGCCGAACCGCGAGGCGGGCGTCAGGAACTTGCCGCTGCGCGCGGCGTGA
- a CDS encoding AraC family transcriptional regulator, whose translation METMLRSVAMGGYFDVTRRLGLNPIELAQQVGIDAAALANLDDRVPAAACCRLIELTADKASCPTFALQMAETRQKFGTGVVNVLLAHKRTLREVLLAAAEYRHLLNEALAVYVENAGDTVTIREELVVEPGTPTKQAIELAVGVLARHASALLGDHWKPRTVHFTHAGPADLTFHRRFFGCSLQFGSDFNGFVCAAADLDYPNPAADPELVRYAESLATPLNAANADSAALEVRKAIYLLLPIEQATVELVSRQLGLSVRTMQRQLESAQTSFSTLVEEVRRELAVRYMSNPRYPIGRVSALLGYSQQGSFTKWFTSQFHMTPRDWRNSRSK comes from the coding sequence ATGGAAACGATGCTGCGATCGGTAGCGATGGGCGGCTATTTCGATGTGACACGGCGGCTCGGACTGAACCCGATCGAACTCGCGCAGCAGGTCGGGATCGATGCGGCCGCGCTCGCCAATCTGGACGATCGCGTGCCCGCCGCTGCATGCTGCCGGCTCATCGAACTGACGGCCGACAAGGCCTCTTGCCCGACCTTCGCCCTGCAAATGGCGGAAACCCGCCAGAAGTTCGGCACGGGCGTGGTCAACGTCCTGCTCGCCCACAAGCGCACGTTGCGCGAAGTGTTGCTCGCGGCAGCCGAATACCGGCACCTGCTCAACGAAGCGCTGGCCGTCTACGTCGAGAACGCGGGCGACACGGTCACCATCCGGGAGGAACTCGTCGTTGAACCGGGCACCCCGACAAAGCAGGCAATCGAGCTGGCGGTCGGCGTACTGGCGCGCCATGCCAGCGCTCTGCTCGGCGACCACTGGAAGCCGCGCACCGTTCACTTCACTCATGCCGGACCTGCCGACCTGACCTTTCATCGAAGGTTCTTCGGCTGTTCACTGCAGTTCGGCAGCGACTTCAACGGCTTCGTTTGCGCGGCGGCCGATCTCGACTACCCGAACCCTGCCGCCGATCCAGAACTGGTGCGATACGCTGAAAGCCTCGCCACGCCGCTGAACGCGGCGAATGCCGACTCGGCTGCGCTCGAAGTGCGCAAGGCGATCTACCTGCTGCTGCCGATCGAGCAAGCCACGGTCGAGCTGGTTTCGCGGCAATTGGGCCTGAGCGTGCGCACCATGCAGCGGCAGCTCGAATCGGCGCAGACCAGCTTCTCGACGCTGGTCGAGGAAGTCCGGCGCGAACTGGCCGTGCGCTATATGAGCAATCCACGTTATCCGATCGGCCGGGTTTCGGCACTGCTGGGCTACTCGCAGCAAGGCTCGTTCACGAAGTGGTTCACTTCGCAATTTCATATGACGCCGCGCGACTGGCGAAACAGCCGGTCGAAATGA
- a CDS encoding MaoC family dehydratase, translating to MNELNGYDYEDLQPGMSASFAKTITEADILLFAGASGDMNAVHINEQFAQTTPFKGRIAHGMLTASIISAAIAGRMPGPGTVYLGQNLRFKAPVRPGDTVHAEVTIKELIPEKRRVVMSTICTVGGKVVIEGDALVMPTSRRGLAVASTDLSGRGSK from the coding sequence ATGAACGAACTGAACGGATACGACTACGAAGACCTGCAACCTGGCATGAGCGCCAGCTTTGCCAAGACCATCACGGAAGCCGACATTCTGTTGTTCGCTGGTGCGTCGGGCGACATGAACGCGGTTCACATCAACGAGCAATTTGCGCAGACGACGCCCTTCAAGGGGCGCATCGCGCACGGCATGCTCACGGCGAGCATCATCTCCGCGGCGATTGCCGGCCGGATGCCGGGTCCAGGCACCGTCTATCTTGGACAGAACCTCCGCTTCAAAGCCCCCGTTCGCCCAGGCGACACAGTGCATGCCGAAGTGACCATCAAGGAACTGATACCGGAAAAACGCCGCGTGGTGATGTCGACGATCTGCACGGTCGGCGGCAAGGTCGTGATAGAAGGCGACGCGCTCGTCATGCCCACTTCGCGCCGCGGCCTGGCTGTGGCATCCACGGATCTTTCAGGCCGGGGATCGAAATGA
- the phaC gene encoding class I poly(R)-hydroxyalkanoic acid synthase produces MNRLFSIPDEFAKGWLDAGFDFWRGMPLTERPGTTVTDADGNDIHPVTPGARNIMMRAQTRYWQQQTALWHGVFSRVPGAHPGTGAAVKPARGDGRFRAEEWSANGWFSFLKENYLINAQMLEDLTEASALNEKEKHKLRFFMRQFIDLASPSNFAATNPEVIRRALETSGSSLLAGLTHLLEDVKRGSISITDQSAFEVGRSVAVSAGSVVFENDLFQLIQYAPLTPTVARRPLVIVPPCINKFYILDLQPENSFVRFANDHGLTVFMVSWRNVDAQTAHTGWDDYLEQGVMKAIEVARAISRADKVNALGWCVGGTMLSSALAVMRANGDESVASVTLLTSLLDFSEPGDLGVFIDEAGVAMREQTIGRGGLYPGRELGFTFQTLRANDLIWPYVVNNYLKGKTPAAFDLLYWNADTTNLPGPMYSWYLRNMYLENNLRVPGKLTMCGTAVDLKRIDMPGYLLATRDDHIVPWQSAWRSTQLLGGKVEFVLGASGHIAGVINPASKNKRSYWTSGTSGTSATSAESASDARAWLASAEEQPGSWWNHWIVWLKQHAGEQVKARTVLGSAKHRPIEPAPGRYVKVRAD; encoded by the coding sequence ATGAACAGGTTATTTAGCATCCCGGATGAGTTTGCCAAAGGCTGGCTCGATGCCGGTTTCGATTTCTGGCGCGGCATGCCGCTGACGGAGCGTCCCGGAACGACCGTAACGGACGCCGACGGCAACGACATCCATCCCGTCACGCCCGGTGCGCGCAACATCATGATGCGTGCCCAAACCCGATACTGGCAACAGCAAACAGCGCTTTGGCACGGCGTCTTTTCTCGCGTGCCCGGCGCACACCCGGGCACGGGTGCTGCCGTGAAGCCAGCGCGTGGCGACGGGCGCTTTCGTGCCGAAGAATGGTCCGCAAATGGCTGGTTCAGCTTTCTGAAGGAAAACTATCTGATCAACGCGCAGATGCTCGAAGACCTGACCGAGGCGAGCGCGTTGAACGAGAAGGAAAAACACAAGCTCCGTTTTTTCATGCGGCAATTCATCGACCTTGCGAGTCCTTCGAATTTTGCTGCGACCAATCCCGAAGTGATCCGGCGTGCGCTCGAAACCAGCGGCAGCAGTCTGCTGGCGGGCCTCACGCATCTGCTGGAGGATGTGAAGCGAGGCAGCATTTCGATCACTGACCAGAGTGCGTTCGAAGTGGGCCGCAGCGTTGCGGTGTCCGCAGGGTCGGTGGTGTTCGAGAACGATCTGTTCCAGCTGATCCAGTACGCACCGCTCACGCCAACGGTCGCGCGGCGCCCGCTCGTGATCGTCCCACCTTGCATCAACAAGTTCTACATTCTGGACCTGCAACCCGAGAACTCCTTTGTGCGCTTCGCCAATGACCACGGGCTCACCGTGTTCATGGTCTCGTGGCGCAACGTGGACGCACAGACGGCACATACCGGCTGGGACGATTACCTCGAACAGGGTGTGATGAAGGCCATCGAAGTCGCGCGCGCCATCAGTCGCGCCGATAAGGTCAATGCCTTGGGCTGGTGCGTCGGCGGGACGATGCTATCGTCCGCACTGGCTGTGATGCGCGCCAATGGCGACGAGTCGGTAGCCAGTGTGACCTTGCTGACGTCGTTGCTCGACTTCAGCGAACCGGGCGACCTCGGCGTGTTCATCGACGAGGCGGGTGTCGCGATGCGCGAGCAGACGATCGGCCGCGGCGGGCTGTATCCGGGGCGTGAGCTCGGCTTCACCTTTCAGACGCTACGCGCCAACGATCTGATCTGGCCGTACGTCGTGAACAACTACCTGAAGGGCAAAACGCCGGCCGCATTCGATCTGCTGTACTGGAACGCGGACACGACCAATCTTCCCGGTCCGATGTATAGCTGGTATCTGCGTAACATGTATCTGGAGAACAATCTCCGCGTGCCCGGCAAGCTCACGATGTGCGGCACGGCCGTCGATCTCAAGCGCATCGACATGCCTGGCTATCTGCTCGCAACGCGGGACGATCACATCGTTCCCTGGCAATCCGCGTGGCGCTCGACACAACTGTTGGGCGGCAAGGTCGAATTCGTGCTGGGTGCCAGCGGGCATATCGCTGGTGTGATCAATCCCGCGTCGAAGAACAAGCGCAGCTATTGGACGAGTGGGACGAGTGGGACGAGCGCGACGAGCGCGGAATCGGCCAGCGACGCCCGGGCATGGCTCGCGTCCGCCGAGGAACAGCCGGGTAGCTGGTGGAACCATTGGATCGTCTGGCTGAAGCAGCATGCGGGCGAGCAGGTGAAAGCGCGCACTGTGTTGGGAAGCGCGAAACACCGTCCGATCGAACCGGCGCCCGGCAGGTATGTGAAGGTGCGCGCGGACTAG